AGGCCTGGCCGTGGCGCTGGCCAACATCGACGAGTTCATCGAAACCATCAAGACCTCGCCCACGCCCCCGGTGGCCAAGCAGGCCCTGATGAGCAAGAGCTGGGATTCGTCGCTGGTGCGCGAAATGCTCTCGCGCGTCGAGGGTGACCCGCAGCTGTACCGCCCCGAGAGCCTGTCGCCCAACTACGGCATGCAGCCCGATGGCCTGTACCGCCTGAGCGAAGACCAGGCCGGCGAAATCCTGCAGATGCGCCTGCAACGCCTGACGGGCCTGGAGCAAGACAAGATCATTGGTGAGTACAAGGACGTGATGGCCCAGATCGCCGATCTGCTGGACATCCTGGCCAAGCCCGAGCGCGTGTCCACCATCATCGGCGACGAACTCACAGCCATCCGCACCGAGTTCGGCCAGACCAAGCTGGGCGCCCGCCGCTCCACCATCGAGCACAACGCGCAAGAGCTGGGCACCGAAGACCTGATCACGCCCACCGACATGGTGGTCACTCTCAGCCACACCGGCTACATCAAGAGCCAGCCGCTGAGCGAGTACCGCGCCCAAAAGCGCGGCGGCCGCGGCAAGCAGGCCACCGCCACCAAAGAAGACGACTGGATCGACCAGCTCTTCATCGCCAACACGCACGACTACATCCTGTGCTTCAGCAACCGGGGCCGCGTGTACTGGCTGAAGGTGTGGGAAGTGCCGCAAGGCTCGCGCAACTCGCGCGGCAAGCCCATCGTCAACATGTTCCCGCTGGACAAGGACGAGAAGGTCAACGTGGTGCTGCCGCTGACCGGCGAGTTCCGCACCTTCCCTGAAGACCACTACATCTTCATGGCCACCCGCCTGGGCACCGTGAAGAAAACCCCGCTCACCGACTTCAGCAACCCCCGCAAGGCCGGCATCATCGCCGTGGGCCTGGACGAGGGCGACGTGCTGGTGGGCGCCGCCCTGACCGATGGCAAGCACGACGTGATGCTGTTCAGCGATGGCGGCAAGGCGGTGCGCTTCGACGAAGAAGACGTTCGCCCCATGGGCCGCTCGGCCCGTGGCGTGCGCGGCATGATGCTGGAAGAAGGCCAGTCGGTCATCGCCATGCTGGTGGCCGAAGACGAATCGCAAAGTGTGCTCACCGCCACCGAAAACGGCTACGGCAAGCGCACCAGCATCGTCGAGTACACCCGCCACGGCCGTGGCACCAAGGGCATGATCGCCATCCAGCAATCCGAGCGCAATGGCAAGGTGGTCGCGGCCACCCTGGTGCGCCCGGAAGACGAGATCATGCTGATCACCGACAAGGGTGTGCTGGTGCGCACCCGGGTGGCCGAAATCCGTGAACTGGGCCGCGCCACGCAGGGCGTGACCCTGATCGCGCTGGACGAAGGCGCCAAGCTGATCGGCCTGCAGCGCATCGTCGAAAATGACGCCAACGCCCCCGCCGATGAGGACGATGCCGGAACGGGCGCCGGAGCCGCTGACAGCCCTGACGAGCTGGGTGGAACCGAATCCTGATCATCGGACACCAAGTTGACACACCCGACCGCCGAGGCAGGCGGGTTCGCTCACCCTAGGACGCAAGGAAAGTACATGACCCTGATTCGCAACACCCTGGCCACCGCCGTGGCAACGGCCCTGATGCTCACCAGCCTGGCTGCCCACGCCGACAAGAAGGCCGATGTGCAGAAGATCCTGACCTTGCAGCAGCCTGCGCTGGAAGACATGGCGCGCTCGGTGGCCGAGCGTCCTGCCCTGCAGATGGCCGCCAGCGTGCGCCAGATCATGGCCCAGGCCGTGCCGGACGACAAACGCGAAGCCACGGCCAAGCAGATCGATGCCGAGATCAAGAAGTACCTGGACGCCGCCGTGCCGGCGGTTCGTGCCAGCGCCACCAAGCTCAGCCAATCCACCCTGGCACCGCTGCTGGAAGAAAAGTTCACTGAAGACGAACTGAAAGATCTGGTGGCCATGCTGGACTCCCCCGTGCTCAAGAAGTACCAGGGCCTGCTGCCCGAGATGAGCAACACCATGCTGGAGAAGGTGGTGGCAGACGCCCGCCCCCAGGTGCAACCCAAGCTGCAAACGGCTGAAACCAACATCCGCAACATCCTCGACAAGGCAACCGGCGGCAAGCTGAGTGGCAATGGCGAGGCCAAGCCCGCAGCCAAACCCGCCTCCAAGAAGTGATTCGTGGCCGGGCCAGGTGCCCGGCGTTCCCTGTTGTCCCGGCTGACCCACCATGTCCCGTCCGTTCAATTTTTCTGCCGGCCCGGCCACCTTGCCCGAAGACGTGCTGGCACAGGCCGCGCGAGAGATGCTTGACTGGCGCGGCTCGGGCATGGGCGTCATGGAGATGAGCCACCGGGGCAAGGAATTCCTGTCGATTGCGCATCAGGCCGAAGCCGACCTGCGCGACATCCTGTCCATCCCTGCGCACTTCAAGGTGCTGTTCATGCAAGGCGGTGCCATTGGCGAAAACGCCATCCTGCCCATGAACCTGTCTCGCGGGGCGCGCGCCGATTACGTGGTCACCGGATCGTGGTCACAAAAATCGGCCAAGGAAGCACGCAGGTACTGTGACGTGCATGTGGCGGCCACCAACGAAGCCGATGGCCACACCAGCCTGCCTGCCTACGGCGGCTGGCAGCTCAGTGAGCGCCCGGCTTACGTGCACGTGTGCAGCAACGAAACCATCCATGGCGTAGAGATGCACGAGCTGCCGGACCTGCGGGCCCTGGGCTGCGACGCACCGCTGGTGATCGATTGTTCGTCCCACATCGCCTCGCGGCCCATCGACTGGACGCGCGTGGGGGTGGCCTACGGTGGCGCCCAGAAAAATATCGGTCCGTCGGGGCTGACCCTGGTCATCGTGCGCGAAGACCTGCTCGGCCACGCCCTGCCCATCACCCCCTCGGGGTTCAACTACCAAACGGTGGCTGACAACGAGTCGATGTACAACACCCCCCCCACGTACGCGTGGTACATCGCCGGGTTGGTGTTTCAGTGGATCAAACGCCAGCGTGAAGTGACACCGGCCGGTGAGCTGACAGGCCTGGCGGCCATCGAGGCGCGCAACATCGCCAAGGCCGAGTTGCTCTACGGCTACCTGGACCAGTCGGGCTTTTACCGCACCAAGGTGCAGGCCGATTGCCGTTCTCGCATGAACGTGCCTTTCTTTTTGCCTGACGACGCGCTGAACGAGGCCTTCCTGTCTGGCGCCAAAGAGGCAGGACTGCTGCAACTCAAGGGCCACAAGAGCGTGGGCGGCATGCGGGCCTCTATCTACAACGCCATGCCACTGGCCGGCGTGGAGGCCTTGGTCGGCTACCTGAAAGACTTTGCCTTGCGCCATGGCTGACACCCCTCAAGCCCCTCACGCCTACCAGCCCGACGATCGTCCGGTCGACGAGCAGTTGGCCGACCTGCGGGTGCGGATCGACTCGGTCGACCGGCAACTGCTGGCGCTCATGAGCGAGCGGGCCCGGCTGGCGCATGCCGTGGGCGAGGTCAAAAAGATCGATGGCTCGCCGGTGTTCCGTCCTGACCGTGAGGTTCAGGTCATCGAACGGGTCAAGGCCGCCAATCCCGGCCCCCTGATGCCCGAGAGCATCGGCCCCATCTGGCGCGAGATCATGTCGGCCTGCCGCGCACTGGAAGCCCGCCAGCGGGTCGCCTTCCTGGGCCCGGAAGGCACCTTCAGCGAACAAGCCGCCTTGAAGTTCTTCGGCTCGTCCATCGAGCCCATCGCCTGCGCCAGCATCGATGAAGTTTTTCGCGCCACCTTGTCCGGCACGGCTGATTTCGGGGTGGCGCCCGTTGAAAACTCCACCGAGGGGGTGGTGGCCCGGTCCCTGGACCTGCTGCTGGCATCCGACCTCACCATCGTGGGCGAAACCAGCCTGCTGATCACCCACAACCTGCTGCGTCAAACACCCGCCCTGAGCGACATCCAGGCGGTGTGCGCGCACCCACAGGCCCTGGCTCAATGCCATCAGTGGCTCAGCCAGCACCTGCCCCAGGCCGAACGCCGGCCGGTGGCCAGCAATGCAGAAGGCGCGCGGCTGGCGGCACAGGACGCTGGCATCGCCGCGCTGGCCAGCGAACGTGCAGCGTCGATTTTTGGGCTGCACGTGGTGCGCCACGCCGTGCAGGACGAGGCACACAATCGCACCCTGTTCGTGGTGCTGACCCGCCCCGAGCATCACACACCATCGCAACGCACCGGCCATGACTGCACCAGCCTGATCGTGTCGGTGGACAACCGACCCGGTGCCGTGCACGACCTGCTCGCGCCCCTCAAGCGCCATGGGGTGTCCATGACCCGCTTTGAATCGCGCCCTGCCCGCTCTGGCCAGTGGGAATACGTCTTCTTCATTGACCTGGCCGGCCACCTGGACGATGCCCCGGTGGCAGCGGCCCTGGCCGAGCTGCAAGCGCTGTGCAGCTTCGTCAAGGTGCTGGGCACCTTCCCTGTGGACCCCCTCTGACATGTTCAACCAGCTCGGACTGATTGGCTGCGGCCTCATGGGCGGCTCATTTGCCCTGGCCCTCAAAAAGGCGGGGCTGGTGCGCCGCGTGGTGGGCTACAGCAAGTCACCCTCCACGGTGGAGAAGGCCAGGCGGCTGGGCGTGATCGACGTCATGGCCGAGTCGGCCCTGCTGGCCGTCTCTGGCTCTGACATCGTGCTCATGGCCGTGCCGGTGGCCGCCAGTGAAAACACCTTCAAGGCCATCCGCCATCTGGTCGACCCCGGGGTGCTTTTCATGGACGTGGGCTCGACCAAACGCGACGTGGTCGATGCGGCGCGCCGCGTGCTCAAAGAGCGACTGCCTTCGTTCGTGCCGGCCCACCCCATCGCCGGGCGCGAGGTGGCGGGCATCGAGCATGCCGACGCGGGGCTGTACCAGGGCCGCAAGGTCATCCTGACGCCCCTGCCTCAAACCGACGCCACCCTGGTGCAAAAAGCCACCGACGTGTGGGCGGCCATCGGCTGTCAGGTGCTCAAGATGACGCCCGAGCACCACGATGCGGCGTTTGCCGCCGTCAGCCACCTGCCGCACCTGCTGGCCTTCGCCTACATCAACGCCATGGCCGACCAGCCACGGGGTCAGGAGTACCTGACGCTGGCCGGCCCCGGGTTTCGCGATTTCACACGCATTGCCGCCAGCGACCCCACCGTGTGGCGTGACATCCTGCTGTCCAATCGCGAAGAAATCCTGAAACAATCAGAGGCG
This genomic window from Aquabacterium sp. A3 contains:
- the gyrA gene encoding DNA gyrase subunit A, giving the protein MTQFAKETLPISLEEEMRRSYLDYAMSVIVGRALPDARDGLKPVHRRVLFAMHELNNDWNRPYKKSARIVGDVIGKYHPHGDSAVYDTIVRMAQDFSLRHMLVDGQGNFGSVDGDNAAAMRYTEIRLAKIAHEMLADIDKETVDFGPNYDGSEKEPLVLPARLPNLLINGSAGIAVGMATNIPPHNLNEVVDACLHALKNPECSVDELMEIIPAPDFPTAGIIYGLSGVREGYRTGRGRVVMRARVHFEDIGKGDRQAIIVDEIPYQVNKKNLLERIAELVNEKKIEGISHIQDESDKSGMRVVIELKRGEVPEVVLNNLYKQTQLQDTFGINMVALIDGQPKLCNLKDLVTVFLEHRREVVTRRTVYELRKARERGHVLEGLAVALANIDEFIETIKTSPTPPVAKQALMSKSWDSSLVREMLSRVEGDPQLYRPESLSPNYGMQPDGLYRLSEDQAGEILQMRLQRLTGLEQDKIIGEYKDVMAQIADLLDILAKPERVSTIIGDELTAIRTEFGQTKLGARRSTIEHNAQELGTEDLITPTDMVVTLSHTGYIKSQPLSEYRAQKRGGRGKQATATKEDDWIDQLFIANTHDYILCFSNRGRVYWLKVWEVPQGSRNSRGKPIVNMFPLDKDEKVNVVLPLTGEFRTFPEDHYIFMATRLGTVKKTPLTDFSNPRKAGIIAVGLDEGDVLVGAALTDGKHDVMLFSDGGKAVRFDEEDVRPMGRSARGVRGMMLEEGQSVIAMLVAEDESQSVLTATENGYGKRTSIVEYTRHGRGTKGMIAIQQSERNGKVVAATLVRPEDEIMLITDKGVLVRTRVAEIRELGRATQGVTLIALDEGAKLIGLQRIVENDANAPADEDDAGTGAGAADSPDELGGTES
- a CDS encoding prephenate dehydrogenase translates to MFNQLGLIGCGLMGGSFALALKKAGLVRRVVGYSKSPSTVEKARRLGVIDVMAESALLAVSGSDIVLMAVPVAASENTFKAIRHLVDPGVLFMDVGSTKRDVVDAARRVLKERLPSFVPAHPIAGREVAGIEHADAGLYQGRKVILTPLPQTDATLVQKATDVWAAIGCQVLKMTPEHHDAAFAAVSHLPHLLAFAYINAMADQPRGQEYLTLAGPGFRDFTRIAASDPTVWRDILLSNREEILKQSEAFRHALEQMERHMREWNGPALQEQIRSASDARSQWSLGGKPNAAR
- the serC gene encoding 3-phosphoserine/phosphohydroxythreonine transaminase; the encoded protein is MSRPFNFSAGPATLPEDVLAQAAREMLDWRGSGMGVMEMSHRGKEFLSIAHQAEADLRDILSIPAHFKVLFMQGGAIGENAILPMNLSRGARADYVVTGSWSQKSAKEARRYCDVHVAATNEADGHTSLPAYGGWQLSERPAYVHVCSNETIHGVEMHELPDLRALGCDAPLVIDCSSHIASRPIDWTRVGVAYGGAQKNIGPSGLTLVIVREDLLGHALPITPSGFNYQTVADNESMYNTPPTYAWYIAGLVFQWIKRQREVTPAGELTGLAAIEARNIAKAELLYGYLDQSGFYRTKVQADCRSRMNVPFFLPDDALNEAFLSGAKEAGLLQLKGHKSVGGMRASIYNAMPLAGVEALVGYLKDFALRHG
- the pheA gene encoding prephenate dehydratase, whose protein sequence is MADTPQAPHAYQPDDRPVDEQLADLRVRIDSVDRQLLALMSERARLAHAVGEVKKIDGSPVFRPDREVQVIERVKAANPGPLMPESIGPIWREIMSACRALEARQRVAFLGPEGTFSEQAALKFFGSSIEPIACASIDEVFRATLSGTADFGVAPVENSTEGVVARSLDLLLASDLTIVGETSLLITHNLLRQTPALSDIQAVCAHPQALAQCHQWLSQHLPQAERRPVASNAEGARLAAQDAGIAALASERAASIFGLHVVRHAVQDEAHNRTLFVVLTRPEHHTPSQRTGHDCTSLIVSVDNRPGAVHDLLAPLKRHGVSMTRFESRPARSGQWEYVFFIDLAGHLDDAPVAAALAELQALCSFVKVLGTFPVDPL